In Nonomuraea muscovyensis, one genomic interval encodes:
- a CDS encoding RNA polymerase sigma factor — protein MITQPATRGADADLVRTSWTQPEAFAELFDRYSAMLYRYVSKRLGTEPAEDLVGETFLVAFSRRRSYDLAYTDARPWLFGILTKLMSRHHRTEAARYRALLRAPVDDHVDSPADRVASGVSAQAVRPELVSALAALPAKDRDVLLLVAWGDLTYVEVAQALGIPVGTVRSRLNRGRRKVRAALGDTNPLLEEA, from the coding sequence ATGATCACACAACCCGCCACCAGGGGTGCGGACGCCGACCTCGTGCGAACCTCCTGGACCCAGCCGGAGGCGTTCGCCGAGCTGTTCGACCGCTACTCCGCCATGCTCTACCGGTACGTCTCCAAACGGCTCGGCACCGAACCGGCCGAGGACCTCGTCGGCGAGACGTTCCTGGTCGCCTTCTCCCGCCGCCGCAGCTACGACCTTGCCTACACCGACGCGCGGCCATGGCTGTTCGGCATCCTCACCAAGCTCATGTCCCGCCACCACCGCACCGAGGCGGCCCGCTACCGGGCGCTGCTGCGGGCCCCGGTCGACGACCACGTGGACTCCCCGGCCGACCGGGTGGCCAGCGGGGTGAGCGCGCAGGCCGTCCGCCCCGAGCTGGTCAGCGCGCTCGCGGCGCTGCCCGCCAAGGACCGCGACGTGCTGTTACTGGTCGCCTGGGGCGACCTCACCTACGTGGAGGTCGCCCAGGCGCTCGGCATCCCGGTCGGCACGGTGCGCTCCCGCCTCAACAGGGGCAGGCGGAAGGTCCGCGCGGCACTCGGAGACACCAATCCGCTGCTGGAGGAGGCGTGA
- a CDS encoding lysophospholipid acyltransferase family protein, translating into MSVPDREARVIPITEAPSHDKPGPDPLAEALAFLRRRVTGDYEVDEFGYDPELTDKVMLELIRPLYHHWFRVETVELKNVPHDSGALVVANHSGTLPLDALMLQVALHDEADRALRLLGADLVYQLPVLGHLARKTGHTLACPEDADRLLRKGELVGVFPEGFKGVGKSFSERYKLQRFGRGGFVASAIRAGVPIVPTAIVGAEEIYPKIGDLASLARLLGLPYLPITPFFPLLGPLGLVPLPSKWMIEFGEPVHTDAYDPSDADDPMLVFELTDHVRELVQQMLNELRLRRGHAFPPFL; encoded by the coding sequence GTGAGCGTTCCCGACCGCGAGGCGCGGGTGATCCCGATCACCGAGGCGCCGTCCCACGACAAGCCCGGCCCCGACCCGCTGGCCGAGGCCCTGGCCTTCCTGCGCAGGCGCGTCACCGGCGACTACGAGGTCGACGAGTTCGGCTACGACCCCGAGCTCACCGACAAGGTGATGCTGGAGCTGATCAGGCCGCTCTACCACCACTGGTTCCGGGTCGAGACCGTCGAGCTGAAGAACGTGCCGCACGACAGCGGCGCGCTCGTGGTCGCCAACCACTCGGGCACGCTGCCGCTCGACGCGCTCATGCTGCAGGTGGCGCTGCACGACGAGGCCGACCGGGCGCTGCGGCTGCTCGGCGCCGACCTGGTCTACCAGCTCCCCGTGCTCGGCCACCTCGCGCGCAAGACCGGCCACACGCTGGCCTGCCCCGAGGACGCCGACCGGCTGCTGCGCAAGGGCGAGCTGGTCGGGGTGTTCCCCGAGGGCTTCAAGGGCGTGGGCAAGTCGTTCTCCGAGCGCTACAAGCTGCAGCGGTTCGGCCGGGGCGGCTTCGTGGCCTCGGCCATCAGGGCCGGCGTGCCCATCGTCCCCACCGCGATCGTGGGGGCCGAGGAGATCTACCCCAAGATCGGCGACCTGGCCTCGCTGGCGCGGCTGCTCGGCCTGCCCTACCTGCCGATCACGCCGTTCTTCCCGCTGCTCGGGCCGCTCGGCCTGGTGCCGCTGCCGTCGAAGTGGATGATCGAGTTCGGTGAGCCGGTGCACACCGACGCCTACGACCCGTCCGACGCCGACGACCCGATGCTGGTGTTCGAGCTGACCGACCACGTCCGCGAGCTCGTCCAGCAGATGCTCAACGAGCTGCGGCTGCGGCGCGGCCACGCCTTCCCGCCGTTTCTCTGA
- a CDS encoding 30S ribosomal protein bS22: MGSVIKKRRKRMAKKKHRKLLKKTRIQRRNKK; this comes from the coding sequence GTGGGCTCTGTGATCAAGAAGCGCCGCAAGCGGATGGCCAAGAAGAAGCACCGCAAGCTGCTCAAGAAGACGCGCATCCAGCGGCGTAACAAGAAGTAA
- a CDS encoding HAD family hydrolase encodes MWRLIRQRHEVEAEIAGEAAAAAAVTAPPAEPDLQAAAFFDVDNTMMRGASIYHFARGLATRGMFTTSDLFKFTVGQAVFRLRGNENPEHIAVARETALAFVAGAKVDDVVRLGEEIYDEVMADRIWGGTRALAQSHLDAGQRVWLVTATPVELARVIAQRLGLTGALGTVAESTDGVYTGRLVGDLLHGPAKAEAVRALARREGLDLTRCTAYSDSANDLPMLSLVGQAIAINPDTELREHARKHDWPIKDFRTGRKATLTALPIAAGVGAVAGGVAAGIALRKHYRGPR; translated from the coding sequence ATGTGGCGGCTAATCCGACAACGGCACGAGGTTGAGGCGGAGATCGCCGGCGAGGCCGCGGCCGCGGCGGCCGTGACCGCTCCCCCCGCCGAGCCCGACCTCCAGGCGGCGGCCTTCTTCGACGTCGACAACACGATGATGCGCGGTGCCTCGATCTACCACTTCGCGCGAGGGCTGGCCACGCGCGGCATGTTCACCACCTCCGACCTGTTCAAGTTCACGGTCGGCCAGGCGGTGTTCCGGCTGCGGGGCAACGAGAACCCCGAGCACATCGCGGTGGCCCGCGAGACGGCGCTGGCGTTCGTCGCGGGGGCCAAGGTCGACGACGTCGTACGGCTCGGCGAGGAGATCTACGACGAGGTGATGGCCGACCGCATCTGGGGCGGCACCCGCGCGCTCGCGCAGAGCCATCTGGACGCCGGCCAGCGGGTCTGGCTGGTCACCGCCACACCCGTGGAGCTGGCCCGGGTCATCGCCCAGCGGCTCGGCCTGACCGGCGCCCTCGGCACGGTGGCCGAGAGCACCGACGGCGTCTACACCGGACGGCTGGTCGGCGACCTGCTCCACGGGCCGGCCAAGGCCGAGGCCGTGCGGGCGCTGGCCCGCCGGGAGGGCCTCGACCTGACCCGGTGCACCGCCTACAGCGACTCGGCCAACGACCTGCCCATGCTGTCGCTGGTCGGCCAGGCGATCGCCATCAACCCCGACACCGAGCTGCGCGAGCACGCCAGGAAGCACGACTGGCCGATCAAGGACTTCCGCACCGGCCGCAAGGCGACGCTGACCGCGCTGCCCATCGCGGCCGGTGTGGGCGCCGTGGCGGGCGGCGTCGCCGCGGGCATCGCCCTGCGCAAGCACTACCGCGGCCCGCGCTAG
- a CDS encoding phosphatase — translation MLSRDALHEHLIHTRIAGDVATSRENNLDHYSSLANGDPYYALGLTFEQPWSFRDVLELMAKSAGVVADPRHRSGQDTIDPERTIAALDAMAGRIAAALSRERPRLLFATGHPTGLLAVHLPLARLAAEHGATLLTPAEGWSYAGSGFGRLRRIRYLYDVAMLDDKGGFVHTHDAAPMERMLDELGDEPPDLVIADHGWAGAAGEAGVPTVAFADSNDPGLFLGEAEGKIDVVVPLDDNVLPRYYAPLTEWLVTGVSRAL, via the coding sequence GTGCTGAGCCGTGACGCACTCCACGAGCACCTGATCCACACCCGCATCGCCGGCGATGTCGCGACCTCTCGTGAGAACAACCTCGACCACTACAGCTCCCTGGCCAACGGCGACCCCTACTACGCGCTGGGCCTGACGTTCGAGCAGCCGTGGTCCTTCCGCGACGTCCTGGAGCTGATGGCCAAGTCGGCCGGCGTCGTCGCCGATCCCCGTCACCGTTCGGGTCAGGACACCATCGACCCCGAGCGGACGATCGCCGCCCTCGACGCCATGGCCGGGCGCATCGCCGCCGCGCTGTCGCGCGAGCGGCCGCGCCTGCTGTTCGCCACCGGTCACCCCACGGGCCTGCTGGCCGTGCACCTGCCGCTCGCCAGGCTCGCGGCCGAGCACGGCGCGACGCTGCTGACACCCGCCGAGGGCTGGTCGTACGCGGGGTCCGGATTCGGCCGGCTGCGCCGGATCCGCTACCTCTACGACGTGGCGATGCTCGACGACAAGGGCGGCTTCGTGCACACCCACGACGCGGCCCCGATGGAGCGGATGCTGGACGAGCTGGGCGACGAGCCGCCGGACCTGGTCATCGCCGACCACGGCTGGGCCGGGGCCGCGGGCGAGGCCGGGGTGCCGACGGTGGCCTTCGCCGACTCCAACGACCCCGGGCTCTTCCTCGGCGAGGCCGAGGGCAAGATCGACGTGGTCGTGCCCCTCGACGACAATGTGCTGCCGCGCTATTACGCACCGCTGACCGAATGGCTCGTCACTGGAGTCTCACGAGCCCTGTGA
- a CDS encoding acetoin utilization protein AcuC, with translation MSRTVRVIWDDALTSYNFGPSHPLAPIRVELTMALARELGVLDKVEPAGCVPATDDELAMVHDRGYIEAVRRCSATGAPDLSAGLGTADNPSFAGVHEASALIAGASLAAARAVWEGTAEHAVNVAGGLHHAMASTASGFCVYNDPALAIAWLLRQGAGRVAYVDVDVHHGDGVQALFYDDPRVLTISLHESPRTLFPGTGFPEETGAGGTAVNVALPAGTGDSGWLRAFHAVVPPLLREFAPEILVTQHGCDSHALDPLANLMLSVDGQRAAYAALHRLAHETAGGRWIVTGGGGYELVQVVPRAWTHLIAEVAGHPLDPATPTSEGWRRLVRERTGETPPLTMTDGRTPEFRDLSGGYDPGDPIDRAIMATRNAVFPLHGLDPIP, from the coding sequence ATGAGTCGGACAGTGCGGGTCATCTGGGACGATGCTCTCACCTCCTACAATTTCGGCCCGAGCCATCCCCTCGCACCCATCCGCGTCGAGCTGACGATGGCGCTCGCCCGCGAGCTGGGCGTGCTCGACAAGGTGGAGCCGGCCGGCTGCGTCCCCGCCACCGACGACGAGCTGGCCATGGTGCACGACCGCGGCTACATCGAGGCGGTCCGGCGCTGCTCCGCCACCGGCGCACCCGACCTTTCCGCCGGCCTCGGCACGGCCGACAACCCGTCCTTCGCCGGCGTCCACGAGGCGTCCGCCCTGATCGCCGGCGCCTCGCTCGCCGCCGCCCGCGCGGTCTGGGAGGGCACGGCCGAGCACGCGGTCAACGTGGCCGGCGGCCTGCACCACGCGATGGCCTCGACGGCCAGCGGCTTCTGCGTCTACAACGACCCGGCCCTGGCCATCGCCTGGCTGCTGCGCCAGGGCGCCGGCCGGGTGGCGTACGTGGACGTGGACGTGCACCACGGCGACGGCGTGCAGGCGCTCTTCTACGACGACCCCCGGGTGCTGACGATCAGCCTGCACGAGAGCCCGCGCACCTTGTTCCCCGGCACCGGGTTCCCCGAGGAGACCGGTGCCGGGGGCACGGCGGTCAACGTGGCCCTCCCGGCGGGCACCGGCGACTCCGGCTGGCTGCGCGCCTTCCACGCGGTGGTGCCGCCGCTGCTGCGCGAGTTCGCGCCGGAGATCCTCGTGACCCAGCACGGCTGCGACAGCCACGCGCTCGACCCGCTCGCCAACCTGATGCTCAGCGTCGACGGCCAGCGCGCCGCCTACGCCGCCCTGCACCGCCTGGCCCACGAGACGGCGGGCGGCCGGTGGATCGTGACGGGCGGCGGCGGCTACGAGCTGGTCCAGGTGGTGCCGCGGGCCTGGACCCACCTGATCGCCGAGGTGGCGGGGCATCCGCTCGACCCGGCGACGCCGACCAGCGAGGGGTGGCGCCGGCTCGTCCGGGAACGCACCGGGGAGACCCCGCCGCTCACCATGACCGACGGCCGTACCCCGGAATTTCGTGACCTGTCCGGTGGTTATGACCCAGGAGACCCGATCGACCGTGCGATCATGGCGACCCGCAACGCGGTCTTCCCCCTGCACGGCCTCGACCCGATCCCCTAG
- a CDS encoding sigma-70 family RNA polymerase sigma factor has translation MPESWPFAGLLSPAAAGTAVTGAPAAREEVPDELRTLVLRAKTGDTEAFGTLYDRYVDLVYRYIYYRVGSHPLAEDLTSETFLRALRRITGFTWQGRDFGAWLVTIARNLVTDHFKSGRYRLEVPTGEVIDVPLDGAHIPENAVVTAIVNDRMLRAVRDLNPEQQECVVLRFLHGLSLAETALIMGKKSGAIKALQFRAIRALGRALRQDLA, from the coding sequence ATGCCTGAATCGTGGCCGTTCGCCGGGCTGCTGTCGCCGGCGGCCGCCGGCACCGCCGTCACCGGTGCGCCCGCCGCCCGCGAAGAGGTCCCCGACGAACTCCGCACGCTGGTGTTGCGTGCCAAGACCGGCGACACGGAGGCCTTTGGCACGCTCTACGACCGCTACGTGGACCTGGTCTACCGCTACATCTACTACCGGGTGGGCTCGCACCCCCTGGCCGAGGACCTCACCAGCGAGACGTTCCTGCGCGCGTTGCGCCGCATCACCGGCTTCACCTGGCAGGGACGCGACTTCGGCGCCTGGCTGGTGACGATCGCCCGCAACCTGGTGACGGACCACTTCAAGTCGGGGCGCTACCGGCTGGAGGTCCCCACGGGCGAGGTGATCGACGTTCCGCTGGACGGGGCGCACATCCCGGAGAACGCCGTGGTGACGGCGATCGTCAACGACCGGATGCTGCGGGCCGTGCGGGATCTCAACCCGGAGCAGCAGGAGTGCGTGGTGCTGCGGTTCCTGCACGGGCTGTCGCTGGCGGAGACCGCATTGATCATGGGGAAGAAGAGTGGAGCGATCAAAGCGCTGCAGTTCCGCGCCATCCGCGCGCTGGGCCGGGCGTTGAGGCAGGACCTGGCGTAA
- a CDS encoding antibiotic biosynthesis monooxygenase produces the protein MEILVAVIAFAGALLAAIATGALANRLREEIEGWLIAWTVAVAALCVSLAVVGVGHLMGFGAVTFKIYQVTGSLLAPLWLAVGLIQLLAEKVPPKFAAWLFGTAVTIVAGVILFVDPLISEQMGKVLPAAKQHWGLIPDKLLLGVHVVVAVILLAAVVVAALRWRSGDEYDTDNLHAVLVVAPSALAVLGAMRFAVPGFFTTALFVVAAAGIWYCVLRPLAPYEDDEEDDEPERHRGSRDGGREGSRDGRGGARGDGRHGEQAPAGHRAGGRAGSRAAEPVASAEQPAVQPPRRVSGLGDLVAEYRAGDRDVDYAARMAPPPDSGPSTGYIMNGSQGAFQDDYGAGRQDFDAPRADRPGHGASPDFAPPGFGPQPGYGSPPGHGLPRQDYDDDGPATGALYSGADLFAPGGRAAQPSPPHAQPQPHAQPQPAGGRPSPSIYGLLTVFTIMDGSGEAFDRLAEQTVEAVRRGEPDTLVYACHAVKSAPLQRIVYELYRDEVAYRDHQRQPHVERFVNERQAMVLATNVIELTVNAAKVVPLPTVLF, from the coding sequence ATGGAGATCCTCGTTGCTGTCATAGCCTTCGCCGGTGCCCTCCTCGCCGCCATCGCCACGGGCGCGCTGGCGAACCGGCTGCGTGAGGAGATCGAGGGGTGGTTGATCGCCTGGACGGTGGCGGTGGCCGCGCTGTGCGTGTCGCTGGCCGTGGTGGGCGTCGGCCACCTCATGGGCTTCGGAGCCGTCACCTTCAAGATCTACCAGGTCACGGGGTCGCTGCTGGCCCCCCTCTGGCTCGCTGTCGGCCTGATCCAGCTCCTGGCCGAGAAGGTGCCGCCGAAGTTCGCGGCCTGGCTGTTCGGCACCGCGGTCACCATCGTCGCCGGCGTGATCCTCTTCGTCGACCCGCTGATCTCCGAGCAGATGGGCAAGGTGCTGCCCGCCGCCAAGCAGCACTGGGGGCTGATCCCCGACAAGCTGCTGCTCGGGGTGCACGTCGTCGTGGCGGTGATCCTGCTGGCGGCCGTGGTCGTCGCGGCCCTTCGGTGGCGCTCCGGCGACGAGTACGACACCGACAACCTGCACGCCGTGCTGGTCGTCGCGCCGTCCGCGCTGGCCGTCCTGGGCGCCATGCGGTTCGCGGTGCCCGGCTTCTTCACGACCGCGCTGTTCGTCGTGGCCGCCGCCGGCATCTGGTACTGCGTGCTGCGCCCGCTGGCGCCGTACGAGGATGACGAGGAGGACGACGAGCCGGAGCGCCACCGCGGCTCCCGCGACGGCGGCCGTGAGGGATCGCGTGACGGCCGCGGCGGCGCCCGCGGCGACGGGCGGCACGGTGAGCAGGCGCCGGCCGGCCACCGGGCGGGAGGGCGGGCCGGCTCCCGGGCCGCCGAGCCCGTCGCCTCGGCCGAGCAGCCCGCCGTCCAGCCGCCGCGCAGGGTTTCGGGCCTGGGCGACCTGGTGGCCGAGTACCGGGCGGGCGACAGGGACGTCGACTACGCCGCCCGGATGGCTCCTCCGCCCGACTCGGGCCCGTCCACGGGTTACATCATGAACGGCAGCCAGGGCGCCTTCCAGGACGACTACGGGGCCGGCCGGCAGGACTTCGACGCCCCGCGCGCCGACCGGCCCGGCCACGGCGCTTCGCCCGACTTCGCCCCGCCGGGGTTCGGGCCCCAGCCCGGCTACGGCTCCCCGCCCGGCCACGGCCTTCCCCGGCAGGACTACGACGACGACGGCCCGGCGACAGGTGCCCTCTACTCGGGCGCCGACCTGTTCGCCCCGGGCGGGCGCGCCGCGCAGCCCTCCCCACCGCACGCCCAGCCCCAGCCGCACGCCCAGCCCCAGCCCGCCGGCGGGCGGCCCTCCCCGAGCATCTACGGCCTGCTCACCGTCTTCACGATCATGGACGGCTCGGGTGAGGCGTTCGACCGGCTGGCCGAGCAGACCGTCGAGGCCGTCCGGCGGGGCGAGCCCGACACGCTCGTCTACGCCTGCCACGCCGTGAAGTCGGCCCCGCTGCAGCGCATCGTCTACGAGCTCTACCGCGACGAGGTGGCCTACCGCGACCACCAGCGGCAGCCGCACGTGGAGAGGTTCGTCAACGAGCGCCAGGCCATGGTGCTGGCCACCAACGTCATCGAGCTCACCGTCAACGCCGCCAAGGTGGTGCCGCTGCCGACCGTGCTGTTCTAG
- a CDS encoding NAD-dependent epimerase/dehydratase family protein: MTHTVLVTGVSRHIGARVARVLAADPDISRVIGVDTVPPPSLTREGGVSLGRTEFVRVDLRSPDIAQVIAAADIDTVVHMSLVSAPSRNAGRALMKEHNVIGAMQLLGACQRSATVRRVVVRSTTAVYGSSPRDPAVFTEDLEPHDGPVHGYAKDAAEVEAYVRGFARRRPDVTVTLLRFANFMGPGVDSPLTRYFTQPVAPTVFGFDPRLQFVHEDDAVEVLRRTATEDHPGTFNVAGAGVLLLSQCVRRAGRLSLPLPSPAFRMLGNTVRRMGLVDYSPEQLRLMSYGRAVDSSRLAAELGWRPKFTTGAAFDDFLRSRELHPLGGARR; the protein is encoded by the coding sequence ATGACCCACACCGTGCTCGTCACCGGGGTCTCGCGCCATATCGGCGCCCGGGTGGCGAGAGTTCTTGCGGCCGACCCGGACATCAGCCGCGTCATCGGTGTCGACACCGTGCCGCCGCCCTCGCTGACGCGAGAGGGCGGCGTCTCCCTCGGTCGGACCGAGTTCGTCCGCGTTGACCTGCGCAGCCCCGACATCGCGCAGGTGATCGCGGCCGCCGACATCGACACCGTCGTGCACATGAGCCTGGTCAGCGCTCCGTCGCGGAACGCCGGGCGGGCGCTGATGAAGGAGCACAACGTCATCGGCGCCATGCAACTGCTCGGCGCCTGCCAGCGTTCGGCCACCGTCCGGCGCGTCGTGGTGCGCTCCACCACGGCGGTCTACGGCTCGTCCCCCAGGGACCCGGCGGTGTTCACCGAGGACCTGGAGCCGCACGACGGGCCCGTCCACGGCTATGCCAAGGACGCGGCCGAGGTCGAGGCCTACGTGCGCGGTTTCGCGCGCCGCCGCCCCGACGTCACCGTGACGCTGCTGCGCTTCGCCAACTTCATGGGTCCGGGCGTCGACTCGCCGCTGACCCGCTACTTCACCCAGCCGGTGGCGCCGACCGTGTTCGGCTTCGACCCCCGGCTGCAGTTCGTCCACGAGGACGACGCGGTCGAGGTGCTGCGCCGCACGGCGACCGAGGACCACCCCGGCACGTTCAACGTGGCCGGGGCAGGCGTGCTGCTGCTGTCGCAGTGCGTACGGCGGGCCGGCCGGCTGTCGCTGCCGCTGCCCTCCCCGGCCTTCCGGATGCTGGGCAACACCGTGCGCCGGATGGGCCTGGTCGACTACTCACCCGAGCAGCTCCGGCTGATGAGTTACGGCCGCGCGGTCGACTCCAGCAGGCTGGCGGCCGAGCTGGGCTGGCGGCCCAAGTTCACCACCGGCGCGGCGTTCGACGACTTCCTGCGCTCGCGGGAGCTGCATCCGCTGGGAGGTGCCCGACGGTGA
- a CDS encoding helix-turn-helix domain-containing protein, with translation MGAGERPLSEVKFLTVAEVATVMRVSKMTVYRLVHSGELPAIRVGRSFRVPEQAVHDYLREAYIEAG, from the coding sequence ATGGGTGCAGGCGAAAGACCTCTCAGCGAGGTGAAGTTCCTGACCGTGGCAGAAGTCGCCACAGTCATGCGGGTGTCCAAGATGACCGTGTACCGGCTGGTGCACTCCGGCGAACTCCCGGCGATCCGTGTCGGCAGGTCGTTCAGGGTGCCTGAGCAGGCGGTCCACGACTATCTCCGGGAGGCCTACATCGAGGCAGGATGA
- a CDS encoding DUF5667 domain-containing protein produces the protein MGRSRRSREHVLDHLAQLRRLPLGGGPSDSFRERLRADLVSHHHDAGPAPSARPRASRPRRGLPWPSALATFGLAGVMMVSAFTTYRAVPGDTLYPLKRAAESTLVRLSADDVERGERELVSAKTRAAEVAELLGSSEAGSLVSETLREMERSTRSGIGRLERVSPRSPKISRFAQDQRDVVEPMLDQLDEAHQDQASGYLDYIEGLAAPPG, from the coding sequence ATGGGTAGGTCGCGCCGTTCGCGCGAGCACGTGCTGGATCACCTCGCGCAGTTGCGGCGGCTGCCCCTCGGGGGCGGGCCGAGCGACTCCTTCCGCGAACGGTTGCGCGCCGACCTGGTGTCCCACCACCACGACGCCGGCCCCGCGCCGTCTGCCCGGCCCCGGGCGTCGCGGCCCCGCCGGGGGCTGCCGTGGCCGTCGGCGCTCGCCACGTTCGGGCTGGCCGGGGTCATGATGGTGTCGGCCTTCACGACCTACCGGGCGGTGCCGGGCGACACGCTGTACCCGCTCAAGCGCGCCGCGGAGAGCACGCTCGTCCGGCTCAGCGCCGACGACGTCGAACGGGGCGAGCGCGAGCTGGTCTCGGCCAAGACCCGGGCCGCCGAGGTGGCCGAGCTGCTGGGCTCGTCCGAGGCCGGGTCGCTGGTGAGCGAGACGCTGAGGGAGATGGAGCGCTCGACCCGCTCGGGCATCGGCAGGCTCGAACGGGTCAGCCCCCGCTCGCCGAAGATCAGCAGGTTCGCCCAGGACCAGCGCGACGTGGTCGAGCCGATGCTCGACCAGTTGGACGAGGCGCACCAGGACCAGGCCAGCGGCTACCTCGACTACATCGAGGGCCTGGCCGCGCCTCCTGGGTAA
- a CDS encoding LCP family protein has protein sequence MDDLKLLRDLGAELEHQPPATLARQRNRLLTERPRRRRIGWLATALAAAATAIAVAVPTVVLSGHETVPSPAGARPPKVTGTMNILLVGTDSLAGTPRFRKGARSDTILLVHLPADRKQITTVSIPRDSMVQIPRCGSEPARRDMINSAFDKGGLTCTVKTIETLTDVRIDHMMEFDFAAFKEVVDALGGVEVMIRKPIDDPKAKLKLPAGKVLLDGEKALGYMRLRNHGDGSDIQRIKRQMTLLLAMLRKGQSLLDEPGRLRDFLATATKSVKTDPAFDLETMTALAMTMDQPAGFVSTTVPWKPDPRDPNRVVWKQPEAGELFKRFR, from the coding sequence ATGGACGACCTGAAACTGCTGCGTGACCTCGGCGCCGAGCTGGAACACCAGCCGCCGGCGACGCTGGCCCGCCAGCGCAACCGCCTGCTCACCGAGCGGCCCCGCCGCCGCAGGATCGGCTGGCTCGCCACGGCCCTCGCGGCGGCGGCCACCGCGATCGCCGTGGCCGTGCCCACCGTGGTGCTGAGCGGCCACGAGACCGTGCCGTCGCCCGCCGGCGCCCGTCCCCCGAAGGTGACCGGGACGATGAACATCCTGCTGGTCGGCACCGACAGCCTGGCGGGCACCCCCCGGTTCCGCAAGGGCGCCCGTTCGGACACCATCCTCCTCGTGCACCTGCCCGCCGACCGGAAGCAGATCACCACGGTGAGCATCCCGAGGGACTCCATGGTCCAGATCCCCCGGTGCGGCTCCGAGCCCGCCCGCCGGGACATGATCAACTCGGCGTTCGACAAGGGCGGGCTCACCTGCACCGTCAAGACCATCGAGACGCTGACCGACGTGCGGATCGACCACATGATGGAGTTCGACTTCGCCGCCTTCAAGGAGGTGGTCGACGCCCTGGGCGGCGTGGAGGTCATGATCAGGAAACCGATCGACGATCCGAAGGCCAAGCTGAAGCTCCCCGCGGGCAAGGTCCTGCTCGACGGGGAGAAGGCGCTCGGCTACATGCGGCTGCGCAACCACGGCGACGGCTCGGACATCCAGCGGATCAAGCGCCAGATGACTCTCCTGTTGGCGATGCTCAGGAAGGGTCAGTCGCTGCTGGACGAGCCAGGCAGGCTGCGCGACTTCCTCGCGACCGCCACCAAGTCCGTCAAGACGGACCCGGCCTTCGACCTGGAGACGATGACCGCCCTCGCCATGACCATGGACCAGCCCGCGGGGTTCGTGTCCACCACAGTGCCCTGGAAGCCCGACCCGCGCGACCCGAACAGGGTCGTATGGAAGCAGCCCGAAGCCGGCGAGCTGTTCAAAAGATTCCGATAG
- a CDS encoding SDR family NAD(P)-dependent oxidoreductase has protein sequence MDLQLSGRVAIVTGASKGIGLAVARTLFEEGAHVVATSRTRTADLPDKVVHVAADLMDPQAPARIVARAAEEFGGVDILVNNAGGPPPGVTLPRVGFLAPDDAAWREMFEFNLFSAVRMVRAAVPAMLERGGGAIVNVSSGSARQPSAMNVDYGAAKAALNHVSKALSEEYGPQGIRVNTVSPGPVLTDWWTKDGGAADVIAGMAGADRDSVIATLAPEMMKLSTGRLVHPQEIADAVVQLVSPRSGSTTGAEVAVDGGFRKEL, from the coding sequence ATGGATCTGCAGCTTTCCGGACGCGTCGCCATCGTCACCGGCGCCTCCAAGGGCATCGGCCTGGCAGTCGCGCGCACCCTCTTCGAGGAGGGCGCGCACGTCGTGGCGACCTCCAGGACCCGCACGGCCGACCTGCCCGACAAGGTGGTCCACGTGGCGGCCGACCTGATGGACCCGCAGGCGCCCGCCCGGATCGTGGCCCGCGCGGCCGAGGAGTTCGGCGGTGTCGACATCCTCGTCAACAACGCGGGCGGCCCGCCGCCCGGCGTCACGCTGCCCCGCGTCGGCTTCCTCGCGCCCGACGACGCCGCCTGGCGGGAGATGTTCGAGTTCAACCTCTTCTCGGCGGTCCGGATGGTGCGCGCCGCCGTACCGGCGATGCTGGAGCGCGGCGGCGGCGCGATCGTCAACGTCTCCTCGGGCTCGGCCCGCCAGCCGTCGGCGATGAACGTCGACTACGGCGCCGCCAAGGCGGCGCTCAACCACGTGAGCAAGGCCCTGTCGGAGGAGTACGGCCCGCAGGGGATCCGGGTGAACACCGTCTCGCCCGGCCCGGTGCTGACCGACTGGTGGACCAAGGACGGCGGCGCGGCCGACGTCATCGCCGGCATGGCGGGCGCCGACCGCGACAGCGTCATCGCGACCCTGGCGCCCGAGATGATGAAGCTGTCCACCGGCCGCCTGGTCCACCCCCAGGAGATCGCCGACGCCGTCGTCCAGCTCGTCTCCCCGCGTTCCGGCAGCACCACCGGGGCCGAGGTGGCGGTAGACGGAGGCTTCCGCAAGGAGCTGTAG